CGAAGCACACTCCGCATTCGCGCCACGGAATGGGCATCGACCACCCAAAACGAGATCCGTCAGCGTCAATCGCCGCGCGGCACGCTGAAACATTGGAAAGCCAGCTTCTCAGCCAACTTTCGTGCATAGTTCAGGCTAGCGGGAACTCCTACCCCAGGAGGCGCTCGACCACGGCGACCAGCCCATCCTCATCATGGCGGCCCGTGATCCAATCCGCGGCGGCGTGAACCTCCGGATGGCCGTTGGCCATCGCCACACCCAGACCTGCCCCGCGGATCATGCTGAGATCGTTGCGCTCATCGCCAACCGCGCAGACCTCGCGCCCCGCCAAGCCACGAGTTTCGAGGAGCGCCCCGAGACCGGTCCATTTGCAGGTACCCGGCGGGCGGACTTCGAGAAAGAAGCCGCCGCCGCTAGAGGAATCGGCCGGGAGTGGCAGGATGAGCGATTCGAATCGGTCGGGGTGCCGGCGGCGAACCTCCGCTGCGGCCGCTGCGAGTTCGTCGGCAGTTCCGAAAGCGCATAATTCGATCACATCGTCGCGCGTCTCGGCTGCCAGGTCTTTCCGCCACTCGCACCATTCCCGGTTCTTCTCTGCGTACCGGGAGGTCCAGCCGTTCCACGGGAGGGCTCCGTCGATCACGAAATCCGGCCCTCCGTCCGCATGGCCGTCCCGTTGTCCCACCCCGGAGACGCCGACCTCCCGATAGGCGCTTGCGACATCCTTCAACTCAGCCGCCGAGAGCGCCCTGCGATGGATCGTCGCTCCCTCCGCATCCTTGACGAGGGCACCCCCCAACGTGACCGACGCAACCGCCAAGCCGAGGTGGTCGATCACCCGCTGGGTCGTCCTGAAACGGCGCCCGGTCGCGATCACGACTTCCACGCCCTCCGCGTGGGCACGGTGCAGCGCCTCGCGTGTGGCCGACGACACCTCGTCACCACGATGGGCAAGCGTGCCATCCACATCCAGGGCGATCAGGCGAATCACTCCGCGCATGCGTTCGCTTTGCGGAGAGCATCCAGAAGCGGACGGGTCTTGTCGGTGGTTTCATCCCATTCGTCGGCGGCGTTGGAATCGGCAACGATCCCGCCGCCTGTGTGCAGATGAAGAAGGCCATCCTTGGCGAAGCCGGTGCGGATGACGACGGAGAAGTCGCAGGCGCCCGTGACATCCAGATAGCCGAGCGCTCCTGCATAGAAGCCGCGACGCACGGGCTCGAGCCCGGCGAGGAGGTTCATGGCGGCAATCTTGGGTGCCCCGGTCATCGAACCGGGCGGAAACGCTGCAGCGAATGCATCCAACGCGCCCCGACCCGGCGCCAGGCGGCCGCGCACGGTGGAAACCATCTGGAACACGCTCGCATAGGCCTCGACCGCCATCAGTTCGGGAACGTGGATGCTGCCGAACTCGCAGACGCGGCCCAGATCGTTTCGCACCAGATCGACGATCATCAGGTTCTCGGCGCGATCCTTGGGCGAGTTCGCGAGTTCCTTGCGGTAGTCGCGATCGGCCCGCGGATTCGCGCCGCGCGGGCGGGTTCCCTTGATCGGCCGACTCTCCGCCCAGCCGTCCGCCTTGACCTGCAAGAAGCGCTCAGGCGAGCTCCCCAGGACAGCGACATCCGGTAGCTCGAGGAACGCACCGAACGGCGCCGGGTTGCGGCCCCGAAGGCGGAGGTACATCTGCCAAGGCGAACACTCGAGGGCGTGTGATTCGCGCCGGGTGAGGCAAGCCTGATACAGGTCGCCGGCCCCGATGCGTTCGAGAAGGAAATCCGTCGCCTTCGCGTAGGCGTGGATATCGTGGCTGGGATCGGGAACGCGGACGGGCTCGGACTCGCTCGCGGATCGGCTGGACGGGCTCTCCGCGTCTGCTGCGCGAAGCGCGCCTGCCGCTTCGTTGGCGCGCTCGCCAGCCCGGCCAAGGTCGCGATCGAAGCCGCAGCCCACGGCCCAGAGCCGGCCCTCGAGATGGTCGAACGCCCAGACCCGATCCACCCATTGCAGACAGACATCGGGCAGAGCGAGATCGTCCTGCCCGCGAAGCTCCACCCGGTCGAGTTGCTCCGCCAACTCATAGCCGAACACCCCCACGGCACCGGCGCTGAACGGGAGCTCAAGAGGCTTCCGCGGCGGAGGCGGTGCGAGTTCGGAAAGCCATTCGAGTGCCGGGCCGACATGCCGATGGCGCCCGAAGCCGGGCCAATCGGGCCGAACCGGACGATGCACATCGAGCTCGCCCAGCTCACCAAAGCAACGCAGGGTGGCGTAAGGGTGCGCGCCGGCAAATGACCAACGTCCGAGCGGCGGGCCAGCCTGGGCACTATCGAGCCACCAGCGCTGGCCGGGAGAAAGCGAATGAACGACTTCCCGCCACGCAGCCTCGGGCTCCCCGTCGATGGGAACCGGCTGAGCGACGACGGCCGTATGCATGTTCGAGGAAGGGAGGGCCAAGGGCCGAGACTAGCGCCCCGGCTCGCGATAGA
The nucleotide sequence above comes from bacterium. Encoded proteins:
- a CDS encoding HAD-IIB family hydrolase, which encodes MRGVIRLIALDVDGTLAHRGDEVSSATREALHRAHAEGVEVVIATGRRFRTTQRVIDHLGLAVASVTLGGALVKDAEGATIHRRALSAAELKDVASAYREVGVSGVGQRDGHADGGPDFVIDGALPWNGWTSRYAEKNREWCEWRKDLAAETRDDVIELCAFGTADELAAAAAEVRRRHPDRFESLILPLPADSSSGGGFFLEVRPPGTCKWTGLGALLETRGLAGREVCAVGDERNDLSMIRGAGLGVAMANGHPEVHAAADWITGRHDEDGLVAVVERLLG
- the pabB gene encoding aminodeoxychorismate synthase component I, whose protein sequence is MALPSSNMHTAVVAQPVPIDGEPEAAWREVVHSLSPGQRWWLDSAQAGPPLGRWSFAGAHPYATLRCFGELGELDVHRPVRPDWPGFGRHRHVGPALEWLSELAPPPPRKPLELPFSAGAVGVFGYELAEQLDRVELRGQDDLALPDVCLQWVDRVWAFDHLEGRLWAVGCGFDRDLGRAGERANEAAGALRAADAESPSSRSASESEPVRVPDPSHDIHAYAKATDFLLERIGAGDLYQACLTRRESHALECSPWQMYLRLRGRNPAPFGAFLELPDVAVLGSSPERFLQVKADGWAESRPIKGTRPRGANPRADRDYRKELANSPKDRAENLMIVDLVRNDLGRVCEFGSIHVPELMAVEAYASVFQMVSTVRGRLAPGRGALDAFAAAFPPGSMTGAPKIAAMNLLAGLEPVRRGFYAGALGYLDVTGACDFSVVIRTGFAKDGLLHLHTGGGIVADSNAADEWDETTDKTRPLLDALRKANACAE